The DNA segment TGAGTTTTTTTCTGTTGCTTTCACTTGTTTgccttcaatttcttttttctgtttgtttgttgaattttggttCCCTATAATTTCGCCTTTAGCTCTGTTCTTCTCTTGGCTTTCATTCTCCTTCTTCCCTTCATCCTCCATTGTTGATTCTTCTATTTGTAAAACTCCAAATCTTGTGTGATTTTCTCTGCTGTCTTGGTTCTCTTTTGATTTGCTGGTTTCTCCCCCATATTTGTTAAATTcatctttgcctcctttttccCTCTTTTTGGTCTTTGAACGACCATCCAAGTGCCATAATTTTCCTTGCTATCTGCCACTATTTGTTTTCCTTTATCCTTCATGTTTGTGTTCCCATTTCCTTCTTCACTTCCTTTTGATGATTCTATGTTTGTTTCATTTTGCTTATCTTTTCCTGTTTTTTGCTCATCATTTTGATTCGCTGCTGTTTCTATTTGTTGCTTTTTCATTGTACAATTATTCTGATCATGGTCTATTCTTCCACAGGTAAAGCAAATCTGATGTATCCCTTCGTATTCCACCTGGTAGTCTTCTCCATTGATCATATATCTTCCCATCAACGGCTTCGTTAAGTCAACTTCTACACATAATCTAGCAAATTTTCTTCTGCTCATCTTGGCTGTGTTGTCGTCGACTTTAACTGTCCTACCAATCAGATTTCCAATTTTTCTCAATATAGTTCTGTCATAGAGTTCTATAGGTAATCCTGGAAGTCTCACCCAGGCAGTAATTCTATCTATTGTGGCTTTCATAGGATTGAAGTTGGGTTCCCAGAGCCTCACTGTGAGATAGTGATCGAATATCTTCCAAGGACCTTCCAACAGAGCATAATCAAAGTCTTCACTAGcataaaattttactaaatagaAATCATTGCTAAggtcaatgacatctatggtaCCTTTCTTGCTCCACATACTCTCAAGTCTTCTTTTGATA comes from the Arachis duranensis cultivar V14167 chromosome 7, aradu.V14167.gnm2.J7QH, whole genome shotgun sequence genome and includes:
- the LOC107496423 gene encoding uncharacterized protein LOC107496423, producing MWSKKGTIDVIDLSNDFYLVKFYASEDFDYALLEGPWKIFDHYLTVRLWEPNFNPMKATIDRITAWVRLPGLPIELYDRTILRKIGNLIGRTVKVDDNTAKMSRRKFARLCVEVDLTKPLMGRYMINGEDYQVEYEGIHQICFTCGRIDHDQNNCTMKKQQIETAANQNDEQKTGKDKQNETNIESSKGSEEGNGNTNMKDKGKQIVADSKENYGTWMVVQRPKRGKKEAKMNLTNMGEKPANQKRTKTAEKITQDLEFYK